The genomic DNA GATTATCAACAATGCATTATGACATGGGACTGAACATATAACTATCATACCAGACCAGACTACACCCTCTCGTATACATACAGATAAGCCTTCTCCCTCATATCTTCACCACCCCCTGACCCAGCTCTCACCACTTTCTCATCATTGAACAACACCCATtcgtcctctttctcactttgTTGTGGGTTCCTAATCGTAGTGACATAATGTCCAGAATGGACTGAAGGTCCTTtgtgagagatgaaagctttCAATCGATATTGAGCAGGTAACGAATCTGATCCTCCAATGGCATCTTCCGGTTTACTTTCAGATGAAGGAGCAGTCACACCAAGAGGAGCtgaatcttcaccttgatcatctgggTTGGAGAACAACCATTCGATGGCTCTTTCGGGATTACCATCCTATCAAAATAAACCACCTCGATCAGACATACTGTAAGCGAATAGAGAGTATTCACCATGACTCACCGACTCCCTTAACGCCTTCCTAGCTTGATTAGCTGTAAATCCCATATCACTAATCATAGCAATTTGATCAGGCGAAGGTTCGTTCGCAGCTGCCTGAGAGGCATTTTGCAGCTGTATCGGAGAATCGATATCTACAAGACATCCCATCATATTAGCTATACCACGCAACTGCTGTGGTAGTTTAACTAACCTGGATCTTCCATGTGTTCAAACAGCCAACCCATAGCCACTTCAGCATCAGAATTGCCAGTAGCCAACAAAGCCTTTTGACATCGGACAATAGGGAATCCCATAGCTTCCAATTGAGACATGGCAGTAGCGTTGAATTCGGGTAGGGAAGGGGCGGAAGAGCCGGATTTGACggccatctcttcttctcctggtcGAAGACCTTGAGAAACAAGAGAATCGAGATTGAGAGTGTCGGGAACTGTGACGGGTATCTCTGAATAACATATGCATCGCCGGTCAGCTGGGACATATAAGGAGTATACATGTTGTTGGCTCAGCTGCACTTACCAAGCTTCGTGGGTACCCAATTGACCAGCTGGAACTTCTTCATGTGCAATACCAAAAGCTCAGGGAACGTTTTGAACTTTGTTGATCTATTCCAGCGCAAATTCGTTCAGCTCTGTCTACTTGATACGCTTAATTAAGCTCACTTGATAGCTGTTCTCTTCCCGCCACACGTCTCACATTCATACCCCTCAATTGTCTCTTCACCGCATAAAGCCTGAATacaatcttccaattgtACCTCCTTCCAAACttttctaccttcttcatccgtccCAGCTTCGATAGCATCGACAGGTAAACTCGCCAAATCTACAGGTTCCACTTGTAATCCCACCTTCTTACATCCCGTACATTGTAATCTCTGTTCCATAccaaacttggtcattcTCGTAGGTTCATTATCGTCACTTCTTCCTTGTGATTTCGCTTCTGATCGTAACTTCGTGAGCAAATGCTGTAAGAATTCTTCCGAATCTTGTTGTCGCATCGTCGAAAACTCCTCGTGGCCTTTACCTATCAATGCCTTGAACTGACTAGGTTTGATCCCTTCCTGGAATTTCGGCGTTTCGGCATCACCATCGAAATCGGtcgttgatggtggtgggaGTTTGGCTCGATGCGAATATCGTCCAGATAACAGACCATCACCGAGTTTCAACATCTGACATTCAAGACATTCTGCAGGGAGTTTAGAGCAGGTTTGGAAGTGGCTTTGAGCGGTTTCAGATGTATAACGTGATCGATAAGCGGGAAGCGAGAAGAGAGTTTGAAGTACTGAAGCCATGTAACAACTACAAATGATGAGTCAGCCATGATCCTGAGATCCGCATGATAAATTTCCATTCGTACGGACCTATTACCCAAATTCTTCAACCCAGTTAGGCCTTGTCCAAATACAGGCTCAAgctctttcccatcatcgCCAGTCATCGAGAAATCGAATTTGAGGTTTTGTTCGAGTTGCTGATACTTCCTGTCAGTTGAATTGTACCTGGAAGGAGAAAAACGAGTAGCTCACCAACTCAGTCATTGATTTCTCAGTCTTGGTCTGACCCAGAACTTCTATGCCGAACGCTTGTAGATGTCTAGGTAGATCCGGATCTACCTTCGCATCATCACAAGCATAACAATAGATATCTGTATTGAACAGATCAGCTTTTCGCGTTGCGGCATGGCTCATTCCctagctgacatacctgCTGTACCCTCCGGGGTGATCGTACCCATCTTGACACCTAACATATGTCCAGTCTCCTTGAAATGCTCCAGAGCATGTCCATTCCCACCTATACCACCATACTGCTGTCTTCCGCAATTTGCCAATCCACACGTGAGACAAAGCCATAAATTCGAAGTGAGATCGCAGGAAGAGCATTGAGATGGAACTGATCGGGTATAGAGGTAAGCTATGTATCAACACATCCTCAATATAGGTAGCTCACCATGACCAATATTTATGACTGGTTCCTGCTGTAATGTCAAAGTATGTTCACAAGGtaatatctcttcttcccatgcTTTGACTTCTGATTGTTGTGCTGATGAGAGGGCTTTCATTATACCTTCTACAACGACTTTGACCTAGAAATATatcgtcagctgattgtTCCATGAGACTATGTAGAAGATCAACTGACCTTTTCATCATCGGAATGTATAGCTTCTCCGACAGGTGAACAGCTAAAACATCGTAATGATGTAGAAACGTTGtataattcttcatctttcggaGCGGATATAGCAAGTTTCTTCATTGGAGGTTCGGTCGAATCCTGCAGGATCACAACATCAGTACCTGTActccattcctctctttcatgATCTGACAACAACTAGACTTGCCACCCCGACCCTATCACATGGAACATCACTCAACGCCACCCCTCATCACGCCATGTTGCTCCCATAGGAGAGTCGACTTACCCttttcttcccctctttcCTCGTACGTTTGACTACCACCCCAAGATGATGACCCGTCTTCTCCGCATGCAGATAGGCATGTCTCCGTCCTTCGCCGAAACAACCTCCGTTGAAACACTGTAAGCAGACCAAGACACCTTCTGGGTCGTCCTATGTATCGAAGACCAGCCGTAAGCGATCAATGTCTCATATGAAAGGCAGAGACGGGGTagctcactcacctgtccatCGAAACAGAGCGTACACTCCTCTCTGATtaggatgatcaatcagtGAGCTACAACATACCCGACCGAGGGTGGACATCATCAGTGAGAGATTGATAGCTCACCTGTGTACCTGCTGCGACACGGTGGGAGGCTTCAAGCTAGCTGCTATATCGGTGATATGTGGGCAGCTCATGGTGTATACTGTTGTGTATtggtaaagagaagaaagagggaaggaatGTTGAACGTTGGATCTAACTTATCTGTTAGAGTGACGCTGCTCGATCATCTTTGAAACAGGTTAAACAGGTTAACGCAGGGgtctccacctccacctatGCTATACTATTCTGTACACGTGGAAAGAGGCGGGCCATGTATATCCACGTCATGATccagtatcagtatcagtatcagtatcagtctATCCGGGCTTAGGCGAGTGAGTATAGCGTGAGGTGGTCACAGCTCATAGCACGatatctgatggtgatggtaatgataatgatactgGTCTGCTGTGACTTACTTGGCTGTAAGCTGCTTTGTCaagtcatcgtcatctgaCTATAATTGACCACCACAACAAGACACTACCCCCAGTACAAAAAAATCAGACCAGCAGATAAGCAGATAAGTAGACCagtagatcaagatgagtcAGTCACAGCCATACGAAAGCAATCGTAAGTTCTACTCCCATCTGATCCCTCCTGGCATGGCATCTCATTTCAGCTAATCTCATTGATTCCCTTGGATGACGGATGAATACCAAAAAGCATACTACCAGTCTCCTcctcagcaacaacaaccacaacagcCTTATCAGAACTACCAATCCCAAAACCCacaatcaccttccaacgCATCATCGCATCAAGCATTTCAATCGCCCTATACTTCAAACCAGGGGTTCAGTTCACCTCAACAAGGTTATTCGAATTACccacaacagcaacaacaacaactGACTCCCCAGCAAAATTATCAACAATCTTCACAACAGGGTTATGGACAGCAACAAGGTTACTTCGGTCAACCTTCAGGAGGAGCCGGGTATGGTCAGACCCCTCAGAGTCCTCCTGGTAGGTTTCTCAACTTCACTTTCAAAGGCTGTTCTTGGTAGACTATCTATACATGACACGATCTTGCTATCGTATTCATCGGTGGTTTTCATCCTGATGTTAGATTGGACGAATATCGTTGCAATTCGAACCCCCTTCATTCCATATCTTGTCACGCAGATATACCTTGAGCTAACCTTCTTTCGATGTTGTGCAGTCGAAGTGACCCACTCCCCCTTTGTCCGAACCGACTCTTCAGCCCGATTGACCTTCTCGGAGATGGCTCGTATGGCCGGTCGGCCCCAGACGTTCGACGAGATGTACGCTGTTCCAGAGAGCTTTCTGGAGATCGAAATTAGGAATCCGATGACTCACGGGATTGGGAGAAAGATGTATACGGATTACGAAATTgtctgtatggtgagttgacgagatgatatcacctcGTATTCATGAGGATTATCAGAGATATATTGGTCACAAACGGAGAATGGGATACATCCCCATCTCGTTCATCTTAATTGGAATTTTACTTTTCTTTTACTATATTTATAATAATCACTGACCAAAATACTGTGTTTCATCGGTCACAGACAAACATCCCAGCATTCAAACTCCGTCATTCAGTCGTACGTAGACGATACTCAGATTTCGAGGCTTTCCGAGATATactggaaagggaaagtacAAGAGTCAATATCCCTCCTTTACCTGGTAAAGTGAGTGTCGAGGATCTCCTCTTGCCTAGTTCAAATATCCCACTGTACTTTTGAGATTGGTTATGCTGATTTTGCATTCTGCTTAATCTTATCCTATATCAGGTATTTACCAATCGATTCACTGACGAGATAATCGAACAACGGAGAGAAGGATTACAGCGATTCCTAGAGATCGTAGCTGGACATCCACTGTTGCAAACTGGAAGTAAAGTATTGTGTGCTTTCTTACAAGATCCCTCATGGGAGAAGTCTCAATGGGTGTAAACTGGCGATGAGTATATttaagatgggatggtgatCAAAAGGTATTTCGGTCGTCAAGATGAGAACAGTTTCTTGATACAGATGTTTAGATTTAATGTTTATACCTGGGATAAATTGGCGATTGACGTGTTATGGACAGACTGAAAGTAAATCTTAGAAGTGATCCAATGATGGCATGATGtgaattgtatatatgtgtaaATTTACATTATTCTCTATCGTCATCGCTATTACATTACATCCCAATGTCACATTACGATCTACGAAAGCAAAGTACAACAACCTACTGATTTACGCCCTTCCAATCTTACTTTtcaattcactcacactAACAGCCACACccgcctcatcatcataatcatcccatctatcttcgttctccttATGCAGTTCATCCCAATCGATTTCAAactcctttccttcttccgctttaGCTGCCCACCTTCCTCTGAAATGGAATTCAGTGAATTCCAATCCTCTGCAGTCTAATGATATTAATGGTTCGAAAGCCCCGTTGGTTGAGGAGTAAGGTATAGGTGAGGTGGATTTAGACTTTGATTTGGGGGAGGGGTTGGAGGGTGCGAATGAGGCTGAGTGTTCTTTCTGcgagaaaggagaaggaaggttaGCTAGCTTCGTATCAGTGATAGAATTAGAAACagaaagattgatatgatggtgTACGTTCGAAATGATAGGatatgaatggatgaatggacGAATGAAGTGATGACTTACCTTACAATTACCACATCTCCATACGAAATGTGCTGAACCTTTTGATCCTGAAATCTCATGTTCTTCCTGTACGTCGGTAAAAAGCGATAACAGAATCAGCATAAGCGGATCTTAAAaaattcgaaatcatcttcaacaccACTCATCCCTACACTCACTCGATCCACCCCCTCTgcctctctctctctctcgaTCTCAGATGATTTGTTGGTCACTAGAcgaaactcaccttttgaTTGAAGCTTACTGTTTTGGGATGTACTTCCCTACATGATGAACATTGGACCTGCCAAAAcagagaatcaagatcagtaTCCGTCTACTAGCCACTGACGGATGACTCTCAGGTATATGATTGTACAGTTATTGACATTCAGCTGGACTCACAGTGAAGAAATACTCGTAATCTTCATCTAAGGGAACGAcctctttgataccttccaattccatcgATACATAGACGCAGAGTTTCTAGACCCATATAGCTTGTCAGCCTACATGTATACCTCCCTGTTCAGAGAAGTGACGTCAACTCACGACCATCT from Kwoniella mangroviensis CBS 8507 chromosome 1 map unlocalized Ctg02, whole genome shotgun sequence includes the following:
- a CDS encoding sorting nexin-3, with the protein product MSQSQPYESNPYYQSPPQQQQPQQPYQNYQSQNPQSPSNASSHQAFQSPYTSNQGFSSPQQGYSNYPQQQQQQLTPQQNYQQSSQQGYGQQQGYFGQPSGGAGYGQTPQSPPVEVTHSPFVRTDSSARLTFSEMARMAGRPQTFDEMYAVPESFLEIEIRNPMTHGIGRKMYTDYEIVCMTNIPAFKLRHSVVRRRYSDFEAFRDILERESTRVNIPPLPGKVFTNRFTDEIIEQRREGLQRFLEIVAGHPLLQTGSKVLCAFLQDPSWEKSQWV